A region from the Natronomonas salsuginis genome encodes:
- a CDS encoding MTH865 family protein yields the protein MVDKDDLRQQMIEAFEGADYPINSPMDLVPALPQGPGTKFESGDFSMTAMELNTKLGGDFPYDSVDAFVDDVVEQLEAQDLL from the coding sequence ATGGTAGACAAAGACGACCTTCGCCAGCAGATGATCGAGGCGTTCGAGGGTGCCGACTACCCGATCAATAGTCCGATGGATCTCGTTCCCGCGCTCCCGCAGGGGCCGGGGACGAAGTTCGAATCCGGCGACTTCTCGATGACCGCGATGGAACTCAACACGAAACTCGGCGGCGACTTCCCCTACGACTCCGTCGACGCATTCGTCGATGACGTCGTGGAGCAACTCGAAGCGCAGGATCTGCTGTAG
- the phoU gene encoding phosphate signaling complex protein PhoU, which yields MTRSEYQQQLSALRRNVVSMSDLVIDRYDTALRALETKNESLAGEVIDGDGDVNHQYLDIEGDCIDLFALQQPVAGDLRFIAASFKIVTDLERIGDLATNLAGYALDAERERYPEIDLAHIGHETGRMVAEAMAAYERDDSALALEVADRDDEIDRLCTEASELVVEDLLRTEYGGEKADVMDDVSRLLLTVRDLERVGDHAVNICARTVYMTDHDTGLIY from the coding sequence ATGACCCGAAGCGAGTATCAACAACAGCTCTCCGCGCTTCGGCGAAACGTCGTCTCGATGAGCGACCTCGTCATCGACCGATACGACACGGCGCTGCGAGCGCTGGAGACGAAGAACGAATCGCTCGCCGGGGAGGTCATCGACGGGGACGGGGACGTCAACCATCAGTATCTCGATATCGAGGGTGACTGCATCGATCTGTTCGCGCTCCAGCAACCGGTCGCGGGTGATCTTCGATTCATCGCCGCGTCGTTCAAGATCGTCACCGACCTCGAACGGATCGGCGATCTCGCGACCAATCTCGCGGGATACGCGCTCGACGCCGAGCGTGAGCGATATCCCGAAATCGACCTCGCACACATCGGCCACGAAACCGGACGGATGGTGGCGGAGGCGATGGCGGCGTACGAACGCGACGATTCGGCGCTAGCACTCGAGGTGGCCGACCGAGACGACGAGATCGACCGTCTCTGCACTGAGGCGAGCGAGCTGGTCGTCGAGGACCTGCTCCGGACCGAGTATGGCGGCGAGAAAGCGGACGTGATGGACGACGTGTCCCGGCTGCTGTTGACCGTTCGCGACCTCGAACGGGTCGGCGACCACGCGGTGAACATCTGCGCACGAACGGTGTACATGACGGACCACGACACGGGATTGATCTACTGA
- a CDS encoding PRC-barrel domain-containing protein, with protein MDTDSASQEITSLVGREVYSNNGIFVGEVEDIRLDLEREAVTGLALGDINRELFDSRVSGREGVIVPYRWVRAVGDIVLVNDIVERLREPESEEAAV; from the coding sequence ATGGACACCGACTCCGCATCGCAGGAGATCACGTCGCTCGTGGGCCGGGAAGTGTATTCGAACAACGGCATCTTCGTCGGCGAGGTCGAGGACATCCGGCTGGATCTGGAGCGCGAAGCCGTCACGGGGCTCGCCTTGGGGGATATCAACCGAGAGCTGTTCGACAGTCGCGTCTCGGGGCGAGAGGGCGTTATCGTTCCGTACCGATGGGTCCGTGCGGTGGGGGATATCGTGCTCGTCAACGACATCGTCGAACGGCTTCGAGAGCCCGAGAGCGAAGAGGCGGCGGTCTAA
- a CDS encoding DHH family phosphoesterase, whose translation MSTAISMASMSTYAILGCGSVGHAVAEELVEEGKDVLILDQDEGRVEALRDQDLDARDADIKNEAAAEAVADRDVVLILSPDVDANVAAVENLRRRNGNRFLIVRASDPVTADELREAGADVVINPSAVIADSALRALEQGELEYKATQLAELIDGGESLAILAHRSPGPDSIASAVALQAIADSRGVDADILYEGEIGHQENRAFVNLLGIELVSLADTDLDEYDTLALVDCAKATEPVVDGDVDILIDHFEPEVDYGASFVDVRSNVSSTSTILTKYVQEFDLSLPEEVATALLYGIRAETLDFKRDTTPADLTAAAYLYPFANHDTLEQVESPSMSPETLDVLAEAIRSREVKGSHLVSNAGFIRDRDALSQAAQHLLNLEGITTSAVFAIADDTIYLAARSKDIRINIGNVLQDAFDEIGDVRGHSTDASVEIPLGIFTGLEITGNNRETLLQLTEQAVRSKLFEAMGVEGGNSSDGSSGS comes from the coding sequence ATGAGTACCGCCATCTCGATGGCGTCGATGTCGACGTATGCGATTCTTGGATGCGGCAGCGTCGGTCACGCCGTCGCGGAAGAACTCGTCGAGGAGGGCAAGGACGTGCTCATCCTCGACCAGGACGAGGGTCGCGTCGAGGCGCTCAGAGATCAGGATCTCGACGCCAGGGACGCCGACATCAAGAACGAGGCGGCCGCTGAGGCCGTCGCCGACCGCGACGTCGTGTTGATCCTCTCGCCCGACGTCGACGCCAACGTCGCGGCGGTCGAGAACCTCAGACGCCGGAACGGTAATCGATTCCTCATCGTTCGCGCGTCCGATCCCGTCACGGCCGACGAACTCAGGGAGGCGGGCGCGGACGTCGTGATCAACCCCTCAGCAGTCATCGCCGACTCGGCGCTCCGGGCGCTCGAGCAGGGTGAACTCGAGTACAAGGCAACACAGCTCGCGGAGCTCATCGATGGAGGGGAATCACTCGCGATCCTCGCCCACAGATCGCCTGGCCCTGATTCGATCGCTTCGGCCGTCGCTTTGCAAGCGATCGCCGACTCGCGGGGGGTGGATGCGGACATCCTCTACGAGGGCGAGATCGGCCATCAGGAGAACCGCGCGTTTGTCAATCTCCTCGGTATCGAACTCGTCTCGCTCGCCGACACCGACCTCGACGAGTACGACACGCTCGCGCTCGTCGACTGTGCGAAGGCGACCGAGCCGGTGGTCGACGGCGATGTCGACATCTTGATCGACCACTTCGAGCCCGAGGTCGATTACGGCGCGTCGTTCGTCGACGTTCGCTCGAACGTCTCCTCGACGTCGACCATCCTGACGAAGTACGTCCAGGAGTTCGATCTCAGTCTTCCAGAAGAGGTCGCGACGGCGCTGTTGTACGGTATTCGCGCGGAGACGCTCGACTTCAAGCGCGACACGACCCCAGCCGACCTGACCGCGGCTGCGTATCTGTACCCCTTCGCGAACCACGACACGCTCGAACAGGTCGAGTCGCCGTCGATGAGCCCCGAGACGCTCGACGTCCTCGCCGAGGCGATCCGGAGCCGCGAGGTCAAGGGGTCACACCTCGTCTCGAACGCCGGATTCATCCGCGATCGGGACGCGCTCTCACAGGCCGCACAACACCTGTTGAACCTCGAGGGAATCACGACTTCGGCGGTGTTCGCCATCGCCGACGACACGATCTATCTCGCGGCGCGGTCGAAGGACATCCGGATCAATATCGGCAACGTGTTGCAGGACGCCTTCGACGAGATTGGTGACGTCCGCGGTCATTCGACGGACGCCTCGGTCGAAATCCCGCTCGGGATCTTCACCGGACTGGAGATTACCGGCAATAACCGAGAGACGCTGTTGCAACTCACCGAACAGGCGGTTCGCTCGAAACTCTTCGAGGCGATGGGCGTCGAGGGAGGAAACAGTAGCGACGGATCGAGTGGTAGTTAG
- a CDS encoding phosphotransacetylase family protein has translation MTVLVTSLEESTGKTAVALALGAVARERGERVGYMKPKGTRLQSAVGKTLDDDPMLAREVLDLDAEIHEMEPVVYSPTFVQEAIRGREDPEALRAQVRTQFEALSADVDRLIVEGGGSLTTGGIVDLTDADLADLFEATVVLVASFENAGDVDDVLAAADLLGDRLGGVLFNDVPDAAFDSLASDVVPFLEGRGIRVYGTIPRDEKLAGVTVSELASEMGSEVLTADTPTDSRVRRFLVGAMSAEKALGQFRRVRDAALITGGDRSDIQTVALEASGVECLLLTGGFHPPDAVLRRAEAAGVPVLLVQTDTVTTLDRAETVATERRTRDGETVKRMRQLLDDYADIDAMLVE, from the coding sequence ATGACCGTACTCGTCACATCACTCGAAGAGAGCACAGGAAAGACCGCTGTTGCGCTGGCGCTGGGCGCGGTCGCCCGCGAGCGCGGCGAGCGGGTCGGTTACATGAAACCCAAGGGAACGCGCCTCCAGTCGGCCGTGGGGAAGACGCTGGACGACGATCCGATGCTCGCGAGGGAAGTTCTCGACCTCGACGCCGAGATCCACGAGATGGAGCCTGTCGTCTACTCCCCCACGTTCGTCCAGGAGGCGATCCGCGGACGCGAAGATCCCGAGGCGCTCAGAGCGCAGGTTCGAACCCAGTTCGAGGCGCTGTCGGCCGACGTTGACCGCCTGATCGTCGAGGGTGGAGGATCGCTCACGACCGGCGGGATCGTCGATCTGACCGACGCCGATCTGGCGGATCTGTTCGAGGCGACCGTCGTCCTCGTCGCGAGCTTCGAGAACGCCGGGGACGTGGACGATGTGCTCGCCGCCGCGGACCTGCTCGGCGACCGACTCGGCGGCGTTCTGTTCAACGATGTCCCGGACGCGGCGTTCGACTCGCTCGCGAGCGACGTCGTGCCCTTCCTCGAAGGCCGCGGGATCCGCGTCTACGGGACGATCCCGAGAGACGAGAAGTTGGCCGGCGTCACCGTTTCGGAGTTGGCCTCGGAGATGGGGTCGGAGGTGCTGACCGCCGACACGCCGACCGACAGCCGGGTCCGTCGTTTCCTCGTCGGCGCGATGTCGGCCGAGAAAGCGCTGGGACAGTTCCGGCGGGTCCGCGATGCGGCATTGATAACTGGCGGCGATCGAAGCGACATTCAGACCGTTGCCCTCGAAGCGTCCGGCGTCGAGTGTCTGCTCTTGACCGGTGGGTTCCATCCGCCCGACGCCGTGTTGCGACGGGCCGAGGCGGCTGGCGTTCCGGTCCTGTTGGTCCAGACCGATACGGTCACGACACTCGACAGGGCGGAGACGGTCGCGACCGAACGGCGAACGAGGGACGGTGAGACGGTCAAGCGGATGCGGCAGTTGCTCGACGACTACGCCGATATCGACGCGATGTTGGTCGAGTGA
- a CDS encoding DUF47 domain-containing protein — translation MAVDTSRPFGERLEATTDRYLDRLDNCVTALPTLVEEYSTDAGYGSTVDRIQSLESDCDELKLALGKLVTTADAKEVGLRLTWVHLHADRMLELYGHLDTIANVSEQFAEELAAIAPKRVDDCLDGIARMAELAVAAMAELEVVVQEFVRTLCRPEYSASITQGVSAIRAFEGDSDAVRTRVLETAFDREHDATAVAYRQLAVLLDGVLDAMEDVTDQMHLMTGPDTWLDIEIYPEYHY, via the coding sequence ATGGCCGTAGATACCTCCCGCCCGTTCGGCGAGCGCCTGGAAGCCACGACCGACCGGTACCTCGATCGGTTGGATAACTGTGTTACGGCGCTGCCAACGCTCGTCGAGGAATACAGTACAGATGCGGGGTACGGGTCGACCGTGGACCGGATACAGAGCCTCGAGAGCGACTGTGACGAACTCAAACTGGCGCTCGGCAAGCTCGTCACGACGGCGGACGCCAAGGAGGTCGGCCTCAGACTGACGTGGGTCCATCTCCACGCGGATCGGATGTTGGAGCTGTACGGCCACCTCGATACCATCGCGAACGTCTCCGAGCAGTTTGCCGAGGAGCTCGCCGCCATCGCCCCAAAACGAGTGGACGATTGTCTCGACGGGATCGCGAGGATGGCCGAACTCGCTGTGGCGGCGATGGCCGAACTGGAAGTCGTCGTCCAGGAGTTCGTCAGGACGCTGTGTCGCCCGGAGTACAGCGCCTCGATCACGCAGGGGGTGAGCGCGATCCGCGCGTTCGAGGGCGACTCGGACGCTGTTCGAACCCGGGTTCTCGAAACGGCGTTCGATCGAGAACACGACGCGACCGCCGTCGCGTATCGACAGCTCGCGGTCCTGCTCGACGGCGTCCTCGACGCGATGGAGGATGTGACCGATCAGATGCACCTAATGACCGGCCCCGACACGTGGCTCGATATCGAGATCTATCCCGAATATCACTATTGA
- a CDS encoding metallophosphoesterase family protein, with the protein MIPSFHPDVKADHLRVDLSGWADVYVVGDVHGCADALDRLLSVLDITDDDLVLFVGDLIRKGPDSAGVVRRVRAADNMRSVRGNNEEKVLRGEKTVPGLDDDDLTWLRSLPVAISWDGGLIVHGGVDPRRPLREHTVDDLQNTRSLAPDGGYDAPFWYERYDRSPQVFFGHTVLDAPVETESAIGLDTGCVYGGSLTAYDLRRDRFRDVPARRPGRSRSESKIVTRCTIAE; encoded by the coding sequence ATGATACCCTCATTCCACCCGGACGTGAAAGCCGATCACCTCCGCGTCGATCTCTCGGGGTGGGCCGACGTCTACGTCGTCGGCGATGTTCACGGTTGTGCGGATGCGCTCGATCGACTCCTCTCTGTCCTCGACATCACCGACGACGATCTCGTACTGTTCGTCGGCGATCTGATTCGAAAGGGTCCCGACAGCGCCGGGGTCGTTCGTCGGGTCCGCGCCGCAGACAACATGCGCAGCGTCCGCGGCAATAACGAGGAGAAGGTCCTCCGGGGCGAAAAGACAGTTCCCGGTTTGGACGATGACGACCTCACGTGGCTCCGATCGCTGCCGGTCGCGATCAGCTGGGACGGCGGCCTGATCGTCCACGGCGGCGTCGATCCGCGGCGGCCCCTCCGCGAACACACGGTCGACGACCTGCAGAACACCCGGTCGCTCGCCCCGGATGGTGGCTACGACGCCCCGTTCTGGTACGAACGATACGATCGGTCACCGCAGGTCTTTTTCGGCCACACGGTATTGGACGCCCCCGTCGAGACCGAGTCGGCGATCGGGCTCGACACCGGCTGTGTGTACGGTGGGTCGCTCACCGCGTACGATCTGCGGCGTGATCGGTTCCGCGACGTCCCCGCCCGACGTCCCGGACGGTCGCGCAGCGAGTCGAAGATCGTCACCAGATGTACCATCGCTGAGTGA
- a CDS encoding phosphate signaling complex PhoU family protein, which translates to MTGTITNGNGPIERKVQVTGGSTYTVSIPKAWANDREIGSGSPLHLYPFDDRLVVARPDADVPIRRASINVDAVGGEALSGWIEAAYAAGADEVVIDSETGFDSTERRIASESITRLVGIEISTESDHEIVARSLLDPAEISLDATVDQLRRIALSMHENAIRAVLGGNDESEELARHVVSRDNDADRLFALVSRQFYRALTDVREIDKLQTGRKVAFTRFRTARQLERIGDHAERIADIAIRQGEPPNADLEAQFESIATDARHVVRTAIDGETETALHRLDGVVERVETLDRDLYEAKGDDNYLHGQVLESIRRTAEYGGNIAEVVTLAEIV; encoded by the coding sequence ATGACGGGAACGATCACGAACGGAAACGGGCCGATCGAGCGGAAGGTGCAGGTGACCGGTGGGTCGACGTACACGGTGTCGATCCCGAAAGCGTGGGCCAACGACCGCGAGATCGGTTCCGGATCGCCGCTCCACCTGTACCCGTTCGACGATCGTCTGGTCGTTGCCCGGCCGGACGCCGACGTGCCGATTCGGCGCGCATCGATCAACGTCGATGCCGTCGGCGGTGAGGCGCTGTCGGGGTGGATCGAAGCCGCCTACGCAGCGGGGGCCGACGAGGTCGTCATCGACTCCGAGACGGGGTTCGACTCGACAGAGCGCAGAATCGCGAGCGAGTCGATCACGCGACTCGTCGGGATCGAAATCTCGACGGAGAGCGATCACGAGATCGTCGCCCGGAGCCTCCTCGATCCGGCAGAGATCTCCTTGGACGCCACGGTGGACCAGCTTCGGCGGATCGCGCTATCGATGCACGAGAACGCGATCCGTGCGGTTCTCGGGGGCAACGACGAGAGCGAGGAGCTAGCTCGACACGTCGTCTCTCGCGATAACGACGCGGACCGCCTCTTCGCGCTCGTCAGTCGGCAGTTCTATCGGGCGCTGACGGACGTGCGTGAGATCGATAAACTCCAAACGGGGCGAAAAGTCGCATTCACGCGGTTTCGAACCGCGAGACAGCTCGAACGGATCGGTGACCACGCCGAGCGAATCGCCGACATTGCGATCCGACAGGGCGAGCCGCCGAACGCCGATCTCGAAGCGCAGTTCGAGTCGATCGCCACGGACGCACGACACGTGGTTCGGACGGCGATCGACGGCGAGACGGAGACGGCGCTTCACCGACTCGACGGCGTCGTCGAGCGGGTCGAAACGCTCGATCGGGACCTCTACGAGGCCAAGGGAGACGACAACTATCTACACGGGCAAGTTCTCGAAAGTATCCGACGGACGGCGGAATACGGCGGCAACATCGCCGAAGTGGTCACGCTCGCGGAGATCGTCTAA
- a CDS encoding DUF7260 family protein, giving the protein MATCASPTNPDDRLAEAVAELRREHRRTADELEALRGFEDRVRAIPSEEHTARSRPAIGVTTATVGTTTGLQQVQAAYESTLMSVPHYLEEYDDTYPESLAEEFSPDIASALTDGTEFNGRCKRAVLSAISTSQSARKLLLGVTDRERDSIRAAQDDIVSLAEELDDLEAMSFTEETFGALDAYRARLEVMRNRCGEISDRRQRSIFDQRRIQRLPSNVPDVTAYFYQDMDVEYPVMSIVAELLNRIGALQTRVEREMAFCHG; this is encoded by the coding sequence ATGGCCACGTGTGCAAGCCCGACAAACCCTGACGACCGATTGGCCGAAGCGGTGGCCGAACTCCGACGGGAGCATCGGCGGACGGCAGACGAACTCGAAGCACTCCGAGGATTCGAGGACCGGGTGCGAGCCATCCCCTCCGAGGAGCACACCGCGCGGTCCCGACCGGCGATCGGCGTCACGACCGCGACCGTCGGCACGACGACCGGACTCCAGCAGGTACAAGCGGCATACGAGTCGACGCTGATGAGCGTTCCGCACTACCTCGAGGAGTACGACGATACCTATCCAGAAAGCCTTGCAGAGGAGTTCTCGCCGGATATCGCCTCGGCACTGACCGACGGAACCGAATTCAACGGCCGATGTAAACGGGCCGTTCTGTCGGCGATTTCGACCTCCCAATCTGCCCGAAAGCTGCTGCTCGGTGTGACGGATCGCGAGCGTGACTCGATTCGGGCGGCCCAAGATGACATCGTGTCGCTGGCCGAGGAACTCGACGATCTTGAAGCCATGTCATTCACCGAGGAAACGTTTGGTGCGCTCGATGCCTACCGTGCGCGTCTCGAGGTCATGCGAAATCGGTGTGGGGAGATATCCGACAGGCGGCAGCGCTCGATCTTCGATCAGCGCCGCATCCAGCGGCTCCCCTCGAACGTTCCGGACGTGACCGCGTATTTTTATCAGGACATGGATGTCGAGTATCCGGTTATGTCGATCGTCGCGGAACTGCTGAATCGCATCGGTGCCCTCCAAACGCGCGTCGAGCGCGAGATGGCGTTTTGCCACGGATAG
- the trxA gene encoding thioredoxin: MSDADDIDKIRAQKREELTSKLESPDAPIDVQDAAHLDELLSENRVALVDFHADWCGPCKMLAPTVEEIAAETDAAALKIDIDANQDLAAEYQVQGVPTLYLFGDGEVKERMVGVQDKATLVQKIEAVA, from the coding sequence ATGAGCGACGCAGACGACATCGATAAGATCAGAGCACAAAAACGCGAGGAACTGACGTCGAAACTGGAATCGCCGGACGCCCCGATCGACGTACAGGATGCGGCACACCTCGACGAACTGCTGAGTGAGAACCGAGTCGCGCTCGTGGACTTCCACGCGGACTGGTGTGGCCCCTGTAAGATGCTCGCGCCGACGGTTGAGGAGATCGCGGCCGAGACCGACGCCGCGGCGCTGAAGATCGACATCGACGCCAATCAGGATCTGGCCGCCGAGTATCAGGTTCAGGGCGTCCCGACGCTGTATCTGTTCGGCGACGGCGAGGTCAAAGAGCGGATGGTCGGCGTGCAGGACAAGGCGACGCTCGTTCAGAAGATCGAAGCGGTGGCCTGA
- the ppk1 gene encoding polyphosphate kinase 1: MDRTESDVDADTETDVDADTETDVDADTDAEPACVDADRPDTAEDEHNGTDAERVPSETAEIAQRKFENGVAARTPPIDESPPDSDTPLESPGWYLNRELSELSFQWRVLHEALDDRNPPLERLRFLSILTRNMDEFFMKRIGGLKQQLAANVTEPTVDGRTPQQQWQSALDTAGEIFETQSECFANDVRPLLSDAGIEIADYADLSDADAERLRSYFESSVLPTLTPLTFDPAQPFPFISNLSLSLAVLSRGEDGNERFSRIKIPANRPRLISVSDPGTPLESIPPGHRVVPIEDVIEGNLDLLFPNIEIRHSSTFRVTRNAEVRRNEDVAEGLIDRIEDVLRQRRFATVVRLEVTEHAPDPVLDLLVEHLDVDDSEVFRRSGPLALGDFAELCDLEYPELTLEPWRPRQHPRFAGLSPDSPDEVFKSLRERDCLVHHPYHSFSETVQTFLEAAAHDPDTLAIKVAVYRTAPDSKVIRSLIDAAKNGKQVAVMVELKARFDEENNLRWVKRLEEEGIHVAYGSIELKTHSKVALAVREEAESVRIYSHVSSGNYHSGTAKGYVDLGLFTVDPDVGQDLVQLFNSFTGHSRHGRYRKLLVAPETLRTRLYELIDRETERAEAGDGGRIVAKMNALEDPDVVERLYGAGSAGVEIDLIVRGICRLRPGIPGVSDSIRVHSVVGRFLEHSRIFRFGEDDPAYFIGSADWMTRNLDRRVEAVAPVEDPELRTELDSILSILLADNRTRWTMRPDGSYVQRRPRPDEPSRGTQSVLMKRARRTAPDERPRSGDDAGREPSIDLDEVYTTDPFDG; encoded by the coding sequence ATGGACCGAACGGAATCCGACGTTGACGCCGATACCGAAACCGACGTTGACGCCGATACCGAAACCGACGTTGACGCCGATACCGATGCTGAGCCTGCGTGCGTCGACGCCGACCGACCCGATACTGCGGAGGACGAACACAACGGGACCGACGCCGAACGGGTGCCCTCGGAGACGGCGGAAATTGCCCAGCGTAAGTTCGAAAACGGCGTCGCCGCTAGAACTCCACCGATCGACGAATCGCCCCCCGATTCCGACACTCCGCTCGAGTCCCCGGGGTGGTATCTCAATCGCGAGCTGTCCGAGCTGAGCTTCCAGTGGCGCGTCCTCCACGAGGCGCTCGACGACAGGAACCCACCGCTCGAACGGCTCCGGTTTCTCAGCATCCTGACCCGCAATATGGACGAGTTCTTCATGAAGCGGATCGGGGGCCTCAAACAGCAACTCGCCGCCAACGTCACCGAGCCGACCGTCGACGGACGGACCCCGCAACAACAGTGGCAATCGGCGCTCGACACCGCAGGGGAGATTTTCGAGACGCAGTCGGAATGCTTCGCCAACGACGTCCGTCCGTTGCTGTCCGACGCCGGGATCGAGATCGCAGATTACGCCGACCTCTCGGACGCCGACGCCGAGCGACTGCGGTCGTACTTCGAGTCGTCCGTGTTGCCGACGCTGACGCCCTTGACGTTCGATCCGGCCCAGCCCTTCCCGTTCATCTCGAACCTCTCGTTGTCGCTCGCGGTACTCTCGCGTGGCGAGGACGGAAACGAGCGTTTTTCGCGGATCAAGATCCCCGCGAACCGACCGCGGCTCATCTCGGTTTCCGACCCCGGAACGCCACTGGAGTCGATCCCGCCCGGTCATCGCGTCGTCCCCATCGAAGACGTCATCGAGGGGAATCTCGACTTGCTCTTCCCGAACATCGAGATCCGTCACTCCTCGACGTTTCGAGTCACGCGGAACGCTGAGGTCAGACGAAACGAAGATGTCGCCGAGGGCCTCATCGACCGGATCGAAGACGTACTCAGACAGCGCCGCTTCGCCACCGTCGTCCGCCTCGAAGTCACGGAACACGCTCCCGACCCGGTGCTCGATCTCCTCGTCGAACACCTCGACGTGGACGATTCGGAGGTGTTCCGACGCTCCGGTCCGCTCGCGCTGGGCGATTTCGCCGAACTGTGCGATCTGGAGTACCCGGAACTGACGCTCGAACCGTGGCGGCCGAGACAGCACCCGCGGTTCGCCGGACTGTCGCCCGACTCGCCCGACGAGGTGTTCAAGTCGCTTCGGGAGCGTGACTGTCTGGTTCATCACCCGTATCACTCGTTCAGCGAGACCGTTCAGACGTTTCTCGAGGCGGCAGCCCACGATCCGGACACGCTCGCGATCAAGGTCGCGGTCTACCGGACGGCTCCCGATTCGAAAGTCATCCGGAGTCTCATCGACGCGGCGAAAAACGGCAAGCAGGTCGCGGTCATGGTCGAACTCAAGGCCCGGTTCGACGAGGAGAACAACCTCCGCTGGGTCAAACGGCTCGAAGAGGAGGGGATCCACGTCGCCTACGGGTCGATCGAACTCAAAACGCACAGCAAGGTCGCCCTCGCCGTCCGAGAGGAAGCAGAAAGCGTCCGGATCTACTCGCACGTCTCCAGCGGTAACTACCACTCAGGCACCGCGAAGGGGTACGTGGATCTGGGGCTGTTCACCGTCGATCCGGACGTCGGTCAGGACCTCGTCCAGCTGTTCAACTCCTTCACCGGCCACTCGCGTCACGGTCGGTACCGGAAACTACTGGTCGCTCCCGAAACGCTCCGAACGCGACTGTACGAACTGATCGACCGCGAAACGGAGCGCGCCGAGGCGGGCGACGGCGGTCGAATCGTGGCCAAAATGAACGCGCTCGAGGATCCCGACGTGGTCGAGAGACTCTACGGGGCGGGGTCTGCCGGGGTCGAAATAGATCTCATCGTGCGCGGTATCTGTCGGCTTCGGCCGGGGATTCCGGGGGTCAGCGATTCGATCCGCGTCCACAGCGTCGTCGGTCGGTTCCTCGAACATTCGAGGATCTTTCGCTTCGGCGAGGACGATCCGGCGTACTTCATCGGGTCGGCCGACTGGATGACGCGAAATCTCGACCGTCGAGTCGAAGCCGTTGCACCGGTGGAGGATCCGGAGCTTCGAACGGAACTCGATTCCATCCTCTCGATACTGCTGGCCGACAATCGAACGAGATGGACGATGCGACCGGACGGGAGCTACGTTCAACGGCGCCCTCGGCCGGACGAGCCGTCGCGGGGAACACAGAGTGTGTTGATGAAGCGCGCCCGACGGACAGCTCCCGACGAGCGACCGCGCTCCGGCGACGACGCGGGTCGCGAACCCAGCATCGACCTCGACGAGGTGTACACGACCGATCCGTTCGACGGGTAG